Proteins encoded together in one Lathyrus oleraceus cultivar Zhongwan6 chromosome 5, CAAS_Psat_ZW6_1.0, whole genome shotgun sequence window:
- the LOC127079117 gene encoding amino-acid permease BAT1 homolog — MESETGFVPKVTENIAMDSAEKRLNELGYKQELRREMTMFKTLAISFSTMTLFTGITPLYGSSLQYAGPASLVWGWVVVCFFTWFVGIAMAEICSSFPTTGSLYFWAAHLAGPKWGPFSSWCCAWLETIGLIAGIGTQAYAGSQTLQSIILLSTGTNKGGGYFAPKWLFLCMYIGLTVIWAALNTFALEVIAFIDIISIWWQVIGGAVIVIMLPLVALTTQSASYVFTNFELAPNTTGISSKPYAVILSFLVSQYSLYGYDAAAHLTEETKGADKNGPIAILGSLAIISVFGWAYILALTFSIQDFAYLYDPNNETAGAFVPAQILYDAFHGRYHNSTGAIVLLFVIWGSFFFGGLSITTSAARVVYALSRDNGVPFSFLWRKLHPRHKVPTNAVWLCAAICILLGLPILKVNVVFTAITSICTIGWVGGYAVPIFARMVMPEKNFKAGPFYLGKARRPICLVAFVWICYTCCVFLLPTLYPITWDTFNYAPVALGVGLGLIMVWWVLDARKWFKGPVRNIDAQNGKV, encoded by the exons ATGGAGAGTGAAACCGGCTTTGTTCCCAAAGTGACAGAAAACATAGCTATGGATTCTGCAGAGAAGAGACTCAATGAGCTTGGTTACAAGCAAGAACTAAGAAGAGAAATG ACTATGTTCAAAACTCTTGCGATATCATTTTCAACAATGACACTTTTCACTGGAATCACACCTTTGTATGGTTCTAGCCTTCAATATGCAGGCCCTGCAAGTCTTGTATGGGGTTGGGTAGTTGTTTGTTTCTTCACTTGGTTTGTTGGAATTGCTATGGCTGAGATATGTTCATCTTTCCCG ACAACTGGTTCTCTGTACTTTTGGGCTGCACATTTAGCCGGTCCAAAATGGGGACCATTTTCTTCATGGTGCTGTGCTTGGCTTGAAACTATAGGTCTTATTGCTGGGATTGGGACTCAG GCTTATGCAGGATCACAAACACTGCAGAGTATAATCCTACTCTCAACCGGCACGAATAAAGGTGGAGGATACTTTGCCCCTAAATGGCTATTCTTATGTATGTACATTGGCCTCACTGTTATTTGGGCAGCATTGAACACATTTGCATTAGAAGTTATCGCCTTCATCGATATAATTTCAATATGGTGGCAG GTTATTGGTGGTGCAGTTATTGTGATAATGTTACCTCTGGTGGCACTAACTACACAATCAGCTTCATATGTATTCACAAACTTTGAATTAGCACCTAATACAACAGGAATATCAAGCAAACCGTATGCGGTGATTCTATCGTTTCTAGTGAGCCAATATTCCCTCTATGGATATGATGCTGCAGCGCATCTAACCGAAGAAACTAAAGGCGCAGACAAGAACGGACCGATAGCAATACTAGGTAGTCTTGCCATCATTTCGGTATTTGGTTGGGCTTATATCCTGGCTCTTACATTCAGCATTCAG GATTTCGCCTATCTTTATGATCCAAACAACGAGACTGCTGGAGCATTTGTGCCAGCACAGATATTATATGATGCATTCCATGGAAGATATCACAATTCCACCGGAGCAATAGTTCTACTATTCGTCATTTGGGGTTCATTCTTCTTTGGCGGACTTTCAATCACCACAAGCGCTGCCAGAGTC GTTTATGCACTGTCAAGAGATAATGGAGTGCCGTTTTCGTTCTTATGGCGAAAACTGCACCCAAGACACAAGGTTCCTACAAATGCAGTATGGCTATGTGCAGCAATATGCATTCTTCTTGGTCTACCAATATTGAAGGTGAATGTGGTATTTACTGCTATAACTTCAATATGCACAATTGGTTGGGTTGGTGGTTATGCAGTTCCAATATTTGCAAGAATGGTGATGCCAGAGAAGAATTTCAAGGCTGGACCATTTTATTTGGGAAAGGCAAGAAGGCCAATATGTTTGGTAGCATTTGTATGGATTTGTTACACATGTTGTGTGTTCCTTTTGCCAACTCTTTATCCAATAACTTGGGATACTTTCAATTATGCACCTGTTGCTCTAGGGGTAGGTTTGGGTTTAATAATGGTTTGGTGGGTATTGGATGCAAGAAAATGGTTTAAGGGGCCAGTAAGGAATATTGATGCTCAAAATGGCAAGGTGTAG